In Lolium rigidum isolate FL_2022 chromosome 3, APGP_CSIRO_Lrig_0.1, whole genome shotgun sequence, the genomic window agtactataaatATTCCTACCTAGCTATAACCTACCTACTTAAAATGACTATAGCATCATCATCTTATATCTTTTTATTTCTCCACATTCGTTGTGTGTGTTAAATATAATTGTTTAGTCTTATCCATCAAATCAGTCTTTGGTTGAACTTCCTAGACCATGcgattctacatggtatcagatttaTAAGGTCCCGAGATCAAATCCTAGTATTAAAAAAATGTTTACGGCCTCTAAAAAATCCAACAATACACGTCTAAACCTTTTCCGAGATCTAAGAAAAAAAAAGACCCACCATCCTAGACGTGAGGGAAGGTGTTGAAAATAACTTCAGTTTTATAGAAaaataatatattaatatcgcaaaAGATACCAAATACACCTAACATGTGAAACAATACATTGCCCTAATAACAATACAAATGcgtacaacaacaaaaaaataagaATTACCGAAAATAAATATCCCGCTACTGTGATCTATTTTTTATAACAGATGAATCAAGCACCACCAAAACAACGAAGAAATCCATCTTCTCCAAAAGCGAGCTTACCTACTATCACGATGTAAGTGCAGTCTGCAGCCATCGAACCAGTCTCATAGGTGTGAGCAATTGCCCAATGACTATTTCGATGGCCTTCCGTACGAAACAAGTACACCGTTTTTTTTCCGACAAatcttatccttagacaaaactaaTTTTCTATGTGGCCTTTTAGCAAAACTATTCTGGAATCTAGTCCCTATGTTTGGTGTCATCGAAAATGGATCTGAAGCTGTACAAGTCGACGCCAAAAGTGAGAAAACCTGGCACGAAACCACTGATAGTAATTCGACGCCAATGCCATTTGCGCTGAGCTCACTTCGGCATGTGACATGGCGCCGGTATGCTTTGCAGCCGCTTTGCGCTTGGCCCCCATGAGCATAATTTCGGCTTCATTCTCGACGAGGCCGAACCTAGATATCAGAAAGAGAAGTTAGTTTCGTGTAGAGTCAGATTTgtcgaaagaaaaagaaaaacgagTGTGTGTGACTGAGGGAGAAAGAAACATGACTGACTGCGTTCCGATGACGCCGCGCGCATACCGCGAGACAAAAGTTGCCCGCAATGTGAGAAAGCAGTACGGCGCGAGGGATGGATGCATCTGGAGCTGAAGCTTGGACCGAATGATTGGAGAGTTGGGTTGATGCTGGGGCAAAGCGAGGTCAGATGCGCGGCTTGATTGAGGCATACGTAAACGCCCTGATCATTCCTGTCTGCCACCTCACCACTTCACTTCACTTGCTTCATCATTACTCATGTCTGCTGCTGCTTGATCGATGAGCAAGTGAGATTAGGATTAAGATAAGAGTAATCGAAAATGATGATTAGCGAGCCGGGGCACAAGCCAAAGCAAAGCAAAgcaaaagaagaaggaagaaaaaaGACTAAATAAAGCATGGTCGGAGCGGCCGCATTTAAGGCGTGTGCAGTTGCTGGCTCGGCTGGGCGGTGGACCCACGCGCCCACACCGGCCTGCCGGGTGGGACCACGTGCCTGTCATGTGCCCGTCTTCACTTGCTGTCCGCTGCTCCGTCCGTCTCGCAGCACCACCTGTCTACTTTGGTCCAAGTCGTGTTTAACACACACCATTATTTATGGgaccaaaatgcttcttaatcgtGGTCGCCAACATAACGAGCTCACCAAAAATGGTGGCTACTGCTTTTTAACAAAAATGTGTCATGAACGAGAAAATGAAATCAAACAGTAACATATGGATAGTCCAGCGTCGCCCAACCCAACGAGGGCGATTCCGCCGCCCCCCTCCCTGTCCTCCTCGTTGCCCCCCAATAGACTCACCGGAccgtgatcccaagtttctcctcCGCCAGATGAAACTTACCCAAGACAACCCTATGGGGAAAATTCCGAGTTTTGTGTCCTCCATCTCTGTCTAGCTAGAGTTGAGATTCTCTCCAGCCCACCTCAGTACTAGCTTCTCCAGGGGTGGCGATCCCTTAAGATTGTGGTCGGTAGCTTCTTCTGGAGTCGACGATTTCCTGATCGCTGCTTATACAAGTGCCTAGTTTTGTCAAGCTTTCTCCAAGACGAGCCTTGCTACGCCGGAGGCCCAGAAGCAGCGTCGAGCTTTGGTCATGGCGCACCATCGGGGGATTCAGAAGAAGTTATTCTCTCGTGGTGGTAACCGATGCACCCAGCGGAACAACAATACGTCCCCATCGACGACATCTCTGGGAGATGGGGTCAATACTGCCATCATCGGACGGTAATCTGCCCACATGCTAGCACGTGGAAGCATGGAGGGTACCGGTGCCACCCATGCAAAGGGAAAGACAAGTGTGACTCGATGAGATCTGTTGGCGGTGGGAGGGCCCCGCCGGATCCCGTGGAACGACTGTGAGTACGTCTCCAACTCCTATGCTTGGGACACTTATGGGTCGTGGAAATTCGACCCGCAGTGCCACGCCGAGTTCTTGCACGACAAGGATGACAGTGTTGTGGACCAGGAGCCGTTGATCGGCGAGTTGGAGGTGGCCGTGAAGAAGGAGGATGAGCTTCCCCCATCCACCTGAGCCGAGCTGCGACGAGGCCCTTAAGTTGGCCATCGCTAGAGCCATCTATAGCACTTGGCAAAGTAGGAGGGCCTCGCTTTCCTGCTATGTGAATCTGAGCTAGCACGGAGCAGAACAGCCTTGCCCACGCCAATGCAAGTATGGGCACGATCGTGAGAGCCGTAGTCTTCATCGACATGGCTGGTGAGAATTAGGCAGGAACGGCATAAACCCTACTTATCTACGTTTTGGTTTATCTATATTTATATGGTTTTCTGCTTTATTCAACCTATATATATTACGTTTTAATATATCATGGTTTTAAAAAAGATACGCCTATTCGTTGGGTTGGCCTCCAGCCCAAATAGACAAAATGAGGATACCGCTTCATTTCTATCCGATATGACTATGACGGATAAAAACAAATACTGCTTCCAACCTATTAAAAGTGTCCCAACTTTATTaaaatctagatacatctaaacacTATCTAGTACtatctctgtccataaatagatgccaaaagtttatctaaatttgaatgtatctagtcacgatttagtgtatagatacatccgaatttaaataaatctttgacatctatttatggacggagggagtagtaaatatatcttaatttaaaaaaaaattaaacatttTTATGGAACGGAGAAAGTAGTACAATTGGCACCAAGGTGGATCTGATCAACTCGAGGTACTAGTACGGGCCCGCAAACAAAGCAAGCAATTCAATGCGCGAGCAAAATGAAACGAGAGGTCGCTGCTCGCCTATGGATCCACCCGTGCGATGCTATGCAATGCGTGGAACAATACGTGAACAGATTAATGCATCGCTAACGTACTTGGCACGTACGTGTCCCGCAGATTCGACGGGCACGGTGCACCCAAAACCCTTACTCGAGATTCTAGAACAGTACCATATGACCACCTCTGTGACCACGGAAACTCACCGGATAAACGCGTCTTCCTGCCACTGCCACGCCTATAGTACAACTATTTTTCCTACTTTTCAAGAGTAAATTACACAAAACTACCAAAACTACCACACGAGGTCCACCATCATCCCCAtatttttccctttgtattttcttttctttttctctcggtGGGTTGGCCTGTCGCCTCTCATCACCCGTGCGCCTCCCGTGCTCGCCTCCCCCTGGTCGGCCTCCCCGCACGCCCTCCTTCCGGCGAATTCCATGCCGCGTCTCCTTGTGCATCTCAACCACGACTTAGACTTGATGGGGCGAACATGTGGTCCAACAACGCGTTCTTAGGCGAGAGGCGGAAGAGGGGCCGTGGGATTCCGGGTCGGCGGTGCCGGGGTATCCAATATGCTCGAGGATTTGACGGCGCGCCGGAGGTCGTGGTTGGGAGATCCGGTCCGCTCAATGGGAATGGTTGCGCGCCGTGGCTGGTCGGCCGCGGTCACGGGAGGTAGATGTGTGGGTTTGGTGTTTGTCATTGTCAATGGCAGCAAACTCGCCGAGGGCGATTTTTAGTTGGGTGGAACAAGAGGCGCCACCGTCGCCGCTCTACCTGGTACATGGGCACACTCTACGCAAACCACCACCACCCAGAGGTGACTGTGGACacgcgggggggggggcatgTTCGTAGGATGGTGGGCAAGGGGAGGGTGGGCGGCGACCTGGAGGAAGGCCACAATAAGGTTGGAAGGAGACGGGAGGAAGGAGATGGGAAATAAGATGGATGGCTGACAAGTCGGACCTACCTCCAAATCTGCTCATCCTCCACGTTGGTACCCACGCCAGCTCTTACAGCTGGACCCACCTGATAGGACTGCAGTCAAAATATTCTTAGATGTGAATTAGTGCGATTTGTAACGATGTGCCTTTGAATCGGTAGTTTTTCGGAAAAATGGTAAAGTTGATACTGACCTGTTACTCTAGCCCAAAATGTGGTAGATTTCCCAACCCACTGAGCAGACGCGACACACTCATGGAGTGAGTAATGAAAGAAGATTGCAGGGTTAATTTGGCGTTCAAACACTCTAGCCGGGAGTAGACTAATCGCCTGGGCCAATTAAACCGCCCCGTCTCCCAAGGGATACCACCACTAAAACACTAGTTAATCGTCGCCATCATTTGGCCGCCCGCCCGCCGCGGTCGTCTCCGATTAGCAGtagcagcgggaggaggagatcccTTGAGGTGCAGCCAACCTAAACAAAACCCAAAGCTAATCAACCATTTTCTTAATCCTCTCTGTCTACACACTTCGCTTTCGTCACAACCAAAAGCAGAGCAAGAGAGAGAGTATAGGTAGAAGCTAGCTCACCTCAGCGCAGGCAGCGGCCGCCAGGAGCAGTGAGTGAGTGAGGTGAGAGCACCGACCCCCACACTCCGATGTCCCCTTGCTCCCCCAGGGGAAAGAGAGGACCcgtctctccctcctcctcctccccgatcTGCGGCGACCTCTGCTTCCGCTTGCCCAGGTAATCAATCAATGgcgcctcctctcctccccttcTTCTTCAACTGCCGCGAGCGTCTACCAGATTTGGGGGATAGTGCTGGCTGTACGTGGGGTGCGGACGCTTGGTCTTTCCACGCGCTCTCGTTTTCTCTTCTGCTCCGCGGAATGTAGCTTCTTCATCTCGGGTTCACTACCGGTTCTTGCAGGGATAGTAATCAGGTAGCGAGGGATTCGTTTCCGTTTCGTTCGCGCACCCAAATCTGCCctggctcttcttggcgttgggtCTGGTCCGGGCAGTCCGGTTCTTGGCTTTGTTTCGTGAGATCTGCTGAATGAGCACTGCCCGCATCCCCCCTCGCGAATCTGAAGCGTAATGGGAAGCGTTTGGAATTTGGAGCTCCTCCCTTTTGTTCCCCCACCTTTATCTTTTGTGCTACCTTATTCGCTTTTGCCTTTTGAGACACACACAAGAGGGGATGTGATGTATATGATGCTCTCGCTCTccaattttttatttattttttgtactATTGTTCATGAGTGTCATCTTTGTCTTTTATGCTTGTTCATGGGGTTGGGGGTTCTTCTTCAAATTCTAATTTTGGGATGTGATGTACATATGATGCTCTTGCTCTCAAATTTTATTACTCGTAGTACGTATTTCTCCCGGGTAACATCACATTTAATTCACAATTCGACACGACCTATACAAACTAGAAATATGAGTGGAAAAAAACAGCTAACCTATTTGTGGAGCCTAATCTTGCATCTTTCTGCTCAGGTTGCATCCATGGGGCAGGATTCCGGCTTGAAGCGCCAGTCACATTCCAGACTTCGACCAGTTCCTGAAGTCCCGCAAACCACGACAGAAAACGACAGCCGCGACAGAAGACACCCTCATCTGAAATGCTCAGATGGCAGCTTGGGGGAGGCTCGCTTGAGCCACATCCCGAATTTCCACTGCAAGAGCCTGCCGACAAGACGCCGCCTCACGAATGCAGAGGAGGAGATCGCTGTGGCCAAGCGCGGCTCCATGTACCAGAGCTCTAGCGAGATCAGCAGGATAAGGAGGATCCAGCAGGATAGGAGAAAGATAGATTCTGCGCCACCTAGAGGGGATGAGTTCCTCTCCTTTGACATCGTCGACTCGTCCTCCCAGCCGACTACTAGCGGGGGAGCGTACCTGTTTTCACACCAGAGTCGGAGGTCGGAGCCAGCGAAGGCTTCAGTGGATAATAACACTCGTGGGGTTCGTCGAGTGTCCAAGGACTTCCTGGACTTGTCGTTCCGTGAGCTTCCGGGTGAGGATTTCAAGCTTGACCGGCCACGCATGGACTGCACCCTGTTGAGGAATGATGATGCGTGTGATGATGGTTTCTTGGAGATATCACTTCAGGAAGAGCCCACTCAAGTCCCCTGCAGAAACGCAGCTCCTCATTTGCTAGATAGAGAGTCTGACCGAGGTGCCGAAGCAGATTGTCGGCAGAAGGCTGGTGTATGTCCTGGTGAGAGTGACCACGGTGACAGGGAGAGGGTTCCAGTAGTTGATACTCCTAAGCCCGTGTCAGCAAAGACAGTCGCTGCTGATGGTATCAGTCCATCGGTATGTGTCCAACATGCCACAGACAACAGCGGTAAAGCTCGGTCAAGTCCTTTCAAGAAGATGCTGAACCCTATCATGAAGTCCAAGTCTGTTAGAAGCCCATCAAGTCCTGTCATGAACTCTACTGCTGTGGCGGTTAGCAGGAAGAATGGTGTACCCCGCAAGTCGTTGCTGAGTGATTTCTCAAGGACAGAACGGAGCCAAGCATCTTGTTGCCAGCCAAATGGAGAAAGCCAGCATACGGTGGCTGCTTTGTCACCTGCTCATCTTCAAGCAGTTCTTAAATTTGATTCCAAGAATGGTATTCCCTTTTATGAATTTTGCGTTGAGGGCCCGGAAGAATCCATTTCTGCCAGGTCTTGGGAAAGTGGGAGTGAGCTGAACAGAATCTACACTTTTCATAGCGGTGGTAAACGAGGAAGCACAGCTGGAAGGTGCTCCAAAGATGAACGCAGATGTTCACCTCCAACTGTAGGTCAGATGCATGTATCATCCTATCTATGCTCTGAGGTTGCTAAAGATGGCACTCTGAATAATTCTGTCAACACTGAGTTTGTTTTGTATGATATTGCTCATGCAAGACGAAGTTTTGCTGCTGAGGAGAAGACTCAATGTACAGAGACCACTCAGCCGAAAACTTGCGGTGTCGTTGATAAATCAATCTGTGGTGACTATCCACAGCAGATTAATCTGATTGACCACCAACACAATGCAAGAAATAATTCAGAGGTATCAACATCTCGCCCATGGTCTGAAGAGGATCTTTATCCTCATTTGGAGATTGCAGCAACTGTCATCCAGATTCCATTTAATAAAGCCAAATCCAAAGAACTCGATAATTGTTCGTCCACTGGTACTATCAAAGTGGTGACACCGAGTGGGCTGCATGGATTATCGAACGATAATGATGCCAGCCCGTCACCCTTGCTAGACAGATGGAGGTATGGTGGGGGGTGCGATTGTGGTGGATGGGACATGGCATGTCCACTTGTTGTCCTCGAGAATGCTTATGATGATAACTGGGTGGATTCCGCAACGAAGGAAAGCAAGCATCCTATGGAGCTCCTTGTTCAGGTGCACCATGCAATGCAACCCTTGTATATTAATAAATACTTGTTCATTTACTTAGTATTATGCACATCTcactttctgagttataatgagtCAGGTAGGATAGTAGTTATTGCCTAAAAAGATAACACAGAACTGATAAAAAATTCTTAAAGATGCTAACTAATTAGTTTTGCTCCTCAAGACAATTATCCTCAGATCAATTTGTATCTTTGCATTACGCTGTAAAACAATTTCTTTCAAATAGGACCTTCGTTAGGTAAAATGCAACAATTTATGTCGTTGCAATGCTTCATTTTGAAGGTCAAATTTAGCTACCTGGATGTTTAGGAGCATAAAACTTATTTTCGCGTCTAGTCTAATCTTATGCAGTAGATCAATTGCCCGAGTTAGCTGTATACATCCATATATTgatcttacttcaaacaagagcaGTTTTTCATGTCTGTCTGTTGTTCAAACAGGGTAGCAAAGAAGAGCTCCCTGCCCTTTCCTTGAAAGCCAACGGGAAAGGACAGCTACTGGTGGATTTCCACACGCGCGTCAAGTGGCTATGGCTGATCGCCCCGCGCCGGCCCCGAAGCCCCAGGGACATACTCAGTCCTACTCCATCGACCCGCACTAGTACATGGACTCTGGGGCAACGGAGCACCTGACGAGCGAGATGGGGAAGCTCCACACCACCGAGCCTTACCACGGTTCCGACAAGGTCCACACCGCCAACGGAGCAGGGTATGCACATCTCCCATATTGGTCAAGCATCTCTTCTCACTAGCCATGCAAATAGGAGCCTTCATCTTCGTAATGTTCTTCGAGTACCATCCGTGACGCGCAATCTACTCTCGGTTCCTAAACTCACTTTTGACAATAATGTGTTTTGTGAATTTCACCCGTTTGATCTTTTTATTAAGGATCGGGACACGAGGGACGTGCTTCTTAGTGGGCGTCTATGCCGGGGCCTCTATCGTCCGGAGCATCCCGGCGTCTCTCGCGTTTTCGGTGGAGTTCGCGTCTCGCCGTCACGGTGGCATGCTCGCCTTGGTCATCCTGCCACTCCTATTGTTCGCCATATTTTGCGTCGTCATGAGCTTCCTAGCATGCCTATTAATAAAGATGTAGCAAGTGTGTGATGCTTGTCGGCAGGGGAAGAGTCATCAACTTCCTTTTCTGAGTCTACTCGGGAGGTGAAATATCCTCTAGAGCTTGTGTTTACGGATGTATGGGGCCCTGCCCAAACTTCGTTAGTGGTCATAATTATTATATCGGTCTCGTTGATGCCTACAAGTCGTTTTACTTGGCTTTATCTTATCAAGAGAAAATCCGATGTGTTTGATATCTTTGTTCGATTTCAAAAACATGTTGAACGCCTCCTCAAGCATAAGATTGTTCATGTTCGGTcggattggggtggtgagtatcgCAACCTCAACTCCTTTTTCCGAGTCGCTTGGGATCGCTCACCGTTTAGCATGTCCACATACACATCAACGGAATGGCTCGTAGAACGTAAGCATCGTCACATTGTCGAAACCGGTCTTACTCTTTTGGCCCATGCATCGGTTCCCTTTCGATTTTGGAGTGATGCTTTTACCACGGCATGTTTTCTTATCAACCGTACTCCCACACGTGTTCTAAACATGAAGACTCCCGTTGAACTCCTCTTGAATGAACAACCTGACTATACTTTCTTTAAAGTGTTTGGTGTGATAATTCTTGGTTAACGATGCCTTGGACTCGGCTCGGTTCCGTGTTAATATATAGGCCAACATCGGCGAGATTTACAGGGTTGTTGTTACAACAGATAGAGAGAGGAAAACCGCACAACATCTTTATCTACAGATGCTTGGCGTGAACATGAAGATAGAAACAACTTAGCTTTATCTAACTAACTATTCTATCTCTAACACCCCTCCTCGATCACAACCTTTCCTAAGGTTGAGAttgtatttaaaagtttcaaactgCCGTGTTGGTAGAGCCTTTGTGAATCCATCTGCCACCTGGTCTTGAGAAGGGATAAATCTGATTTCGAGCAATTTCTTTGCTACTCTTTCCCTTACAAAATGAAAAtctatttctatatgttttgtcctTGCATGAAAAACAGGATTGGCTGAGAGGTATGTGGCTCCCATGTTGTCACACCATAAACATGAAATTTTCTTTCTATGAACACCAAGTTCCTTCAATAATGATTCTAACCAAATAACCTCTGCCGTAGCATTTGCTAATGCTTTGTATTCAGCCTCGATACTTGACCTTGAGATCTGTTGCtgttttctagcactccaagaaatTAGATTAGGTCCAAAAATACCGCAAATCCTCCCGTTGATCTTCTATCATCAACACAGCACTGCCCAATCGAGCATCCGAGAAGGCACTTACTAATGTAGAGGAGGATCTCTTAAAACTTAACCCAAGACTTACGAGTACCTTTGATATACCCGAGTATTCTTTTCACCTGCGAGTCCAATGCACGAGTGGTAGGTGAATGCAAATACCGGCATACCTTATTTACTCGAAAAGGCAATATCTCGGTCGTGTAAGAGTTAAGTATTGAAGAGCACCAACAATGCTCCTATATCTTGTACTATCATCTCGGACCAAGCGGATCTCCCTCCATAGCCGATAATTTTTCCGAGGAAGATAAGGGCGTTGGTGCTATTTTCGAATCCTTCATACCAACTCTAGTCAACAAATCCATAGCATATTTTTCTTGGGTTAGAGTTATACCATCTCTTAGTTTCTTAACTTCAATTCCCAAAAAATAATGTAGATCACCTAAATCCTTAAGTGCAAAAGCCTTCCTCAAATCTTGAAGCAATGCAGAAATAGCTCGGGTTGATGAACTGGTGACaattata contains:
- the LOC124694315 gene encoding uncharacterized protein LOC124694315 yields the protein MGQDSGLKRQSHSRLRPVPEVPQTTTENDSRDRRHPHLKCSDGSLGEARLSHIPNFHCKSLPTRRRLTNAEEEIAVAKRGSMYQSSSEISRIRRIQQDRRKIDSAPPRGDEFLSFDIVDSSSQPTTSGGAYLFSHQSRRSEPAKASVDNNTRGVRRVSKDFLDLSFRELPGEDFKLDRPRMDCTLLRNDDACDDGFLEISLQEEPTQVPCRNAAPHLLDRESDRGAEADCRQKAGVCPGESDHGDRERVPVVDTPKPVSAKTVAADGISPSVCVQHATDNSGKARSSPFKKMLNPIMKSKSVRSPSSPVMNSTAVAVSRKNGVPRKSLLSDFSRTERSQASCCQPNGESQHTVAALSPAHLQAVLKFDSKNGIPFYEFCVEGPEESISARSWESGSELNRIYTFHSGGKRGSTAGRCSKDERRCSPPTVGQMHVSSYLCSEVAKDGTLNNSVNTEFVLYDIAHARRSFAAEEKTQCTETTQPKTCGVVDKSICGDYPQQINLIDHQHNARNNSEVSTSRPWSEEDLYPHLEIAATVIQIPFNKAKSKELDNCSSTGTIKVVTPSGLHGLSNDNDASPSPLLDRWRYGGGCDCGGWDMACPLVVLENAYDDNWVDSATKESKHPMELLVQGSKEELPALSLKANGKGQLLVDFHTRVKWLWLIAPRRPRSPRDILSPTPSTRTSTWTLGQRST